A portion of the Micromonospora vinacea genome contains these proteins:
- the mraY gene encoding phospho-N-acetylmuramoyl-pentapeptide-transferase, with the protein MRAVIVAIGVAFLVSLFCTPIAIKVFTRLKAGQPIRSDGPAMHQGKKGTPTMGGVVFILATVIAYVAGHLALTTLPDQQIAQVEPTITALVLLGLMVFSGAVGFLDDFLKVRKRNSAGLNKRGKLLGQILVGAVFGVIALWFPSTMTNGSGLATNTETVGSTTLSFIRDIDFLEVSKVGAVIIFIFVVMAATNGVNLTDGLDGLATGASVMVLAAYALIAFWQYRHWCADPNYTQPYCYEVRDPLEIALIAGAAAGACVGFLWWNTSPARIFMGDTGALGLGGLIAGMAMSTRTILLLPIIGGLFVIITMSVVIQIISFKTTGKRVFRMSPLQHHFELAGWSEVNIVVRFWIIAGIGVAIALGLFYSEFLANMT; encoded by the coding sequence ATGAGGGCCGTCATCGTGGCCATCGGGGTGGCCTTCCTCGTCTCGCTCTTCTGCACCCCGATTGCGATCAAGGTGTTCACCCGGCTCAAGGCCGGTCAGCCGATCCGGTCCGACGGCCCGGCCATGCACCAGGGCAAGAAGGGCACGCCCACGATGGGTGGCGTGGTCTTCATCCTGGCCACGGTGATCGCGTACGTGGCCGGGCACCTCGCCCTGACCACGCTGCCGGACCAGCAGATCGCCCAGGTGGAGCCGACCATCACCGCGCTGGTGCTGCTGGGGCTGATGGTCTTCTCCGGCGCTGTGGGTTTCCTCGACGACTTCCTCAAGGTGCGCAAGCGCAACAGCGCCGGGCTGAACAAGCGCGGCAAGTTGCTCGGGCAGATCCTGGTCGGTGCGGTCTTCGGGGTGATCGCGCTGTGGTTCCCGAGCACGATGACAAACGGTTCGGGCCTGGCGACGAACACCGAGACGGTGGGCAGCACCACGCTGAGCTTCATCCGGGACATCGACTTCCTGGAGGTCAGCAAGGTCGGCGCGGTGATCATCTTCATCTTCGTGGTGATGGCCGCGACGAACGGCGTCAACCTCACCGACGGCCTGGACGGTCTGGCCACCGGCGCGTCGGTGATGGTGCTCGCCGCGTACGCGCTGATCGCGTTCTGGCAGTACCGGCACTGGTGCGCCGACCCGAACTACACCCAGCCGTACTGCTACGAGGTCCGCGACCCGTTGGAGATCGCGTTGATCGCCGGGGCGGCGGCCGGGGCCTGTGTGGGCTTCCTCTGGTGGAACACGTCCCCGGCGCGGATCTTCATGGGCGACACCGGGGCGTTGGGGCTGGGCGGTCTGATCGCCGGCATGGCGATGTCCACCCGCACCATCCTGCTGCTGCCGATCATCGGCGGGCTCTTCGTGATCATCACGATGTCCGTGGTGATCCAGATCATCTCCTTCAAGACCACCGGTAAACGGGTGTTCCGAATGTCTCCGCTCCAGCACCACTTCGAACTGGCCGGCTGGAGCGAGGTCAACATCGTGGTGCGTTTCTGGATCATCGCCGGCATCGGTGTGGCCATCGCCCTGGGCCTGTTCTACAGCGAGTTCCTCGCCAACATGACCTGA
- the murG gene encoding undecaprenyldiphospho-muramoylpentapeptide beta-N-acetylglucosaminyltransferase, whose amino-acid sequence MGPLRSVVLAGGGTGGHVYPLLAFADCLRRHDPGVRITCLGTPRGMENDLIPPQGYDLRQIPAYQLPRSVNMNLVRTPGRMWTAARAAGKVIDEVRADVVVGFGGYVAVPAYLAAWRRELPMVIHEVNVPPGVANRLGMKFTKNVAVGFPNQPSQAESLRDATVVGVPLRRAITGLDRYALRNAARAHFGLRPDLPVLFVSGGSSGARSINLAVSGAAKELARNGVQVLHVMGARNEPVPIPTDLPVPYVTLPYLSEMELGYAAADLMLARGGAMTVAEVAAIGLPTIYVPYPHSNQEQRRNALPVVEAGGGLLVDDAELTPDWLERTVIPLIRDPQRLYTMGAAAASYGRRDGDEALRSFVLAAVAR is encoded by the coding sequence ATGGGTCCGCTGCGTTCGGTGGTGCTCGCGGGAGGTGGCACCGGGGGGCACGTCTACCCGCTGCTCGCCTTCGCCGACTGCCTGCGCCGACACGACCCGGGCGTCCGGATCACCTGCCTCGGCACACCCCGGGGCATGGAGAACGACCTGATCCCGCCCCAGGGCTACGACCTGCGGCAGATCCCGGCCTACCAGCTGCCCCGGTCGGTCAACATGAACCTGGTCCGCACCCCGGGCCGGATGTGGACCGCGGCGCGCGCCGCGGGCAAGGTGATCGACGAGGTGCGCGCCGACGTGGTCGTCGGCTTCGGCGGGTACGTCGCGGTGCCGGCCTACCTGGCCGCGTGGCGTCGTGAGCTGCCCATGGTGATCCACGAGGTGAATGTGCCACCGGGCGTGGCCAACCGGCTGGGCATGAAGTTCACCAAGAACGTCGCCGTCGGCTTCCCGAACCAGCCGAGCCAGGCCGAGTCGCTGCGCGACGCCACAGTGGTCGGGGTGCCGCTGCGTCGCGCCATCACCGGTCTGGACCGGTACGCGCTGCGCAACGCCGCCCGCGCCCACTTCGGGCTCCGTCCGGACCTGCCGGTGCTCTTCGTGTCCGGCGGCTCGTCCGGCGCCCGTTCGATCAACCTGGCGGTCTCCGGGGCGGCCAAGGAGCTGGCCCGCAACGGCGTGCAGGTGCTGCACGTGATGGGCGCCCGCAACGAGCCGGTGCCGATCCCCACCGACCTGCCGGTGCCGTACGTGACGCTGCCGTACCTGTCCGAGATGGAGCTGGGCTACGCCGCGGCCGACCTGATGCTGGCCCGGGGCGGGGCGATGACCGTCGCCGAGGTGGCAGCGATCGGGCTGCCCACGATCTACGTGCCGTACCCGCACAGCAACCAGGAGCAGCGGCGCAACGCGCTGCCCGTGGTGGAGGCCGGCGGCGGGCTGCTGGTCGACGACGCGGAGCTCACCCCGGACTGGCTGGAGCGCACAGTCATCCCGCTCATCCGCGACCCACAGCGGCTGTACACGATGGGTGCCGCCGCCGCGTCGTACGGCCGGCGCGACGGCGACGAGGCGCTGCGGTCCTTCGTGCTGGCGGCGGTGGCCCGATGA
- a CDS encoding DivIVA domain-containing protein, giving the protein MPLTPADVHNVAFKKPPIGKRGYDEEEVDAFLDEVERELARLIEENNELRAQVERGGRGGAPAGPGGDARLAAELNDVKAQLDRVQRDKSAAEQAARAMQAELEQVRATGGPAGGVTGDGEQQALRVLMMAQRTADDHVSDARREADQLLSEARSKAEEVTREARAKADALERDARQRHQEAMGGLDAKRTALQKHIEELKQFEREYRTRLKAYLESQLRDLDGRGQGLEAEMTRSEAGRVAGGNGLAAAGLAGSYGGGGRSGALEAGR; this is encoded by the coding sequence ATGCCGCTGACCCCGGCCGACGTCCACAACGTCGCCTTCAAAAAGCCGCCGATCGGCAAGCGGGGGTATGACGAGGAGGAGGTCGACGCCTTCCTTGATGAGGTCGAGCGCGAGCTCGCCCGTCTCATCGAGGAGAACAACGAGCTGCGCGCCCAGGTGGAGCGCGGCGGCCGTGGCGGTGCCCCCGCCGGCCCCGGCGGCGACGCCCGACTGGCGGCGGAGCTCAACGATGTCAAGGCCCAACTGGACCGGGTGCAGCGCGACAAGTCGGCGGCCGAGCAGGCTGCCCGCGCGATGCAGGCCGAGCTGGAGCAGGTCCGCGCGACCGGCGGCCCGGCCGGCGGCGTCACCGGTGACGGTGAGCAGCAGGCCCTGCGCGTGCTGATGATGGCCCAGCGCACCGCCGACGACCACGTGTCCGACGCTCGCCGCGAGGCCGACCAGCTGCTCTCCGAGGCTCGCAGCAAGGCCGAGGAGGTGACCCGGGAGGCGCGCGCCAAGGCTGACGCCCTTGAGCGGGACGCCCGCCAGCGGCACCAGGAGGCCATGGGCGGCCTGGACGCCAAGCGCACGGCGTTGCAGAAGCACATCGAGGAGCTCAAGCAGTTCGAGCGCGAGTACCGCACCCGGCTCAAGGCGTACCTGGAGAGCCAGCTGCGTGACCTCGACGGTCGTGGCCAGGGCCTCGAGGCCGAGATGACCCGCTCCGAAGCCGGCCGGGTTGCTGGCGGCAACGGGCTGGCCGCAGCAGGTCTCGCTGGTTCGTACGGCGGCGGCGGGCGCTCCGGCGCCCTCGAAGCCGGACGCTGA
- the ftsZ gene encoding cell division protein FtsZ, with protein MTPPHNYLAVIKVVGIGGGGVNAVNRMIEVGLKGVEFIAINTDAQALLMSDADVKLDVGRELTRGLGAGANPDVGKNAAEDHRDEIEEVLKGADMVFVTCGEGGGTGTGGAPVVANIARKLGALTIGVVTRPFSFEGKRRQVQAETGIDELRNQCDTLIVIPNDRLLALGDRNISMMDAFRTADQVLLSGVQGITDLITTPGLINLDFADVKSVMSGAGSALMGIGSARGENRAVEAAEAAISSPLLEQSMDGARGVLLSIAGGSDLGLFEINDAAQLVTDAAHPDANIIFGAVIDDALGDEVRVTVIAAGFDGGTPAYKAAEPTRKTNTNQPAPQSSPTPAPASNPAPAQSPRRVLFDDVDVPDFLKNGS; from the coding sequence ATGACACCTCCGCACAACTACCTGGCGGTCATCAAGGTCGTCGGCATCGGGGGCGGCGGCGTCAACGCCGTCAACCGGATGATCGAGGTTGGGCTCAAGGGCGTCGAGTTCATCGCGATCAACACCGACGCGCAGGCGCTGCTGATGAGCGACGCCGACGTCAAGCTCGACGTCGGCCGGGAGCTGACCCGTGGCCTGGGTGCCGGGGCCAACCCGGACGTCGGCAAGAACGCCGCCGAGGACCACCGCGACGAGATCGAGGAGGTGCTCAAGGGCGCCGACATGGTCTTCGTGACCTGCGGTGAGGGCGGCGGCACCGGCACCGGCGGCGCGCCCGTGGTGGCCAACATCGCCCGCAAACTCGGCGCGCTGACCATCGGCGTGGTGACCCGGCCGTTCTCCTTCGAGGGCAAGCGCCGGCAGGTGCAGGCCGAGACGGGGATAGACGAACTCCGCAACCAGTGCGACACGCTGATCGTCATCCCGAACGACCGGCTGCTGGCCCTGGGCGACCGCAACATCAGCATGATGGACGCGTTCCGCACGGCCGACCAGGTGCTGCTCTCGGGTGTCCAGGGCATCACCGACCTGATCACCACCCCGGGTCTGATCAACCTGGACTTCGCCGACGTCAAGAGCGTGATGAGCGGCGCCGGCAGCGCGTTGATGGGCATCGGCAGCGCCCGCGGCGAGAACCGCGCGGTCGAGGCGGCCGAGGCGGCCATCTCCAGCCCGCTGCTGGAGCAGAGCATGGACGGCGCGCGGGGTGTGCTGCTCTCCATCGCCGGCGGCTCCGACCTTGGCCTGTTCGAGATCAACGACGCGGCCCAGCTGGTCACCGACGCGGCCCACCCGGACGCCAACATCATCTTCGGCGCGGTCATCGACGACGCGCTCGGTGACGAGGTGCGGGTGACGGTCATCGCGGCGGGCTTCGACGGCGGCACGCCCGCGTACAAGGCGGCCGAGCCGACCCGCAAGACCAACACCAACCAGCCGGCACCGCAGAGCTCTCCGACGCCGGCGCCGGCCAGCAACCCGGCTCCGGCCCAGTCGCCGCGCCGGGTGCTCTTCGACGACGTGGACGTTCCCGACTTTCTCAAGAACGGGTCCTGA
- a CDS encoding YggS family pyridoxal phosphate-dependent enzyme — protein MTDSSATVGPDRQAELAAGLAQVRSRVDDACAQAGRDRAEVTMIAVTKTYPASDVLALAGLGVTDVGENRDQEAAGKAAEVAAAGVRPRWHFIGQLQRNKARSVVRYADVVHSVDSVRLARALATATADRQTPLDALIQVSIDGDAARGGALPDSADPGSGLEPVAEAVADAPGLRLIGLMAVAPLGWEPERAFARLAEVADAFRAVHPGATALSAGMSGDFEIAIRYGATHVRVGSALLGMRPTLR, from the coding sequence ATGACCGACAGCTCAGCCACTGTGGGACCGGATCGGCAGGCCGAACTCGCGGCCGGTCTGGCACAGGTGCGGTCCCGGGTCGACGATGCCTGCGCGCAGGCCGGCCGGGACCGCGCCGAGGTCACGATGATCGCGGTGACGAAGACCTACCCCGCCAGCGACGTGTTGGCGCTGGCCGGGCTCGGGGTGACCGACGTGGGGGAGAACCGCGACCAGGAGGCAGCCGGCAAGGCCGCCGAGGTGGCTGCCGCAGGGGTGCGTCCCCGCTGGCACTTCATCGGGCAATTGCAGCGCAACAAGGCCCGCTCGGTGGTCCGCTACGCCGACGTGGTGCACTCCGTCGACAGTGTCCGGCTGGCCCGGGCGTTGGCCACCGCGACCGCCGACCGGCAGACGCCGCTCGACGCCCTGATCCAGGTGAGCATCGACGGCGACGCGGCCCGGGGCGGGGCCCTGCCCGACTCGGCGGATCCGGGCTCCGGATTGGAGCCGGTGGCCGAGGCGGTGGCCGACGCGCCGGGGCTGCGTCTGATCGGTCTCATGGCGGTCGCTCCGCTGGGGTGGGAGCCGGAGCGGGCGTTCGCCCGGCTCGCGGAGGTTGCCGACGCGTTTCGGGCTGTCCATCCGGGAGCCACCGCGCTGTCCGCCGGTATGAGTGGGGATTTCGAAATCGCGATCCGTTACGGCGCGACACATGTCCGCGTCGGTAGCGCGTTGCTCGGAATGCGTCCCACGCTGCGGTAG
- a CDS encoding cell division protein FtsQ/DivIB: MSPGPARGRTSAADGGAPRRGPARRWQLVRAGRDAVPPSTRRFMARARQRRMRAALPWAVAAGVLALAGLVAWTVLGTGLFGVREVRVEGADLVTPVQVHDAVGVPDGVPLARVDLAAAARRVGALPAVERATVSRDWPGALVVRVTERTAVAVVPQGEAFALIDRSGVAFRTVERRPADLPQVTVARPAADDPGTRAALEVLVALTPQLRAELVDVNVEGLARISLRLRGDRTVVWGDATRGTDKARVATALLDQDTDRIDVSAPDVVTFR, translated from the coding sequence ATGAGTCCCGGCCCGGCCCGAGGGCGGACCAGCGCCGCCGACGGCGGCGCCCCGCGCCGCGGTCCGGCCCGGCGGTGGCAGCTGGTCCGGGCGGGCCGCGACGCGGTGCCGCCCTCGACCCGCCGGTTCATGGCCCGTGCCCGGCAGCGTCGCATGCGGGCGGCGCTGCCGTGGGCGGTGGCCGCCGGGGTGCTCGCCCTGGCCGGGCTGGTCGCCTGGACGGTGCTCGGCACCGGGCTGTTCGGCGTTCGGGAGGTACGGGTGGAGGGCGCCGACCTGGTCACCCCGGTGCAGGTGCACGACGCGGTCGGGGTGCCGGACGGGGTGCCGCTGGCCCGGGTGGACCTGGCCGCCGCCGCCCGTCGGGTCGGCGCGCTGCCGGCGGTGGAGCGGGCCACTGTCTCCCGGGACTGGCCCGGCGCGCTGGTGGTGCGGGTGACCGAGCGGACCGCGGTGGCGGTGGTGCCGCAGGGCGAGGCGTTCGCCCTGATCGACCGTTCCGGGGTGGCGTTTCGGACGGTGGAGCGACGCCCCGCCGACCTGCCGCAGGTGACGGTGGCCCGGCCGGCCGCCGACGACCCGGGCACCCGGGCCGCACTGGAGGTGCTCGTCGCGCTGACGCCGCAGTTGCGCGCGGAGCTGGTGGACGTGAACGTGGAGGGGCTGGCCCGGATCAGCCTGCGGCTGCGGGGGGACCGGACGGTGGTCTGGGGCGACGCGACCCGGGGCACGGACAAGGCCCGGGTGGCCACCGCGCTGCTCGACCAGGACACCGACCGGATCGACGTGAGCGCGCCGGATGTGGTGACCTTTCGTTGA
- a CDS encoding YggT family protein, with protein sequence MLSILLQVLYLILYVFLLLLLSRFVLSAVLQYGRRWQPGRGASAGLESVWSVTDPPLNALRRVIPPLRIGTVSIDLASLVLLVILFVLMEFVLGPSIRASA encoded by the coding sequence GTGTTGTCGATCTTACTGCAAGTGCTGTACCTGATCCTTTATGTCTTCCTGCTCCTTCTTCTGTCCCGGTTCGTGTTGAGCGCCGTCCTGCAGTACGGCCGTCGCTGGCAACCGGGGCGTGGAGCATCGGCAGGATTGGAATCCGTGTGGAGCGTCACTGATCCCCCTCTCAACGCGTTGAGGCGTGTGATCCCTCCGCTGCGAATTGGTACCGTGAGCATCGACCTGGCCTCCCTTGTGCTCCTGGTTATCCTGTTCGTGCTGATGGAGTTCGTGTTAGGGCCGTCGATCAGGGCATCTGCCTGA
- a CDS encoding FtsW/RodA/SpoVE family cell cycle protein: protein MPLRGIDAAGGLAALRGLLDRPLTSYYLLLSCAGLLLLIGLTMVFSATSVKDYAEDGNASASVTKQAIFAMIGIGAFWVCQRLPASTYRSLGRPLLFTSIGLLLLLNLLLAYARLTDQESGRIGPIEARLNWLFVGGIQLQPSELAKFAMVLWGAHLVARKGAALGWWRELATPLFPVVGLLFVLVGYNDTGTMLCLLALVVGLLWAAGVRMRVFGALAAAGLVGIGLLVAVASLGAGSGERGEDNYRFARLAMFFNPPDPETCKLGDCLQFYQGRLAIEHGGWFGVGLGKGSLKWDWLPEAHNDFIFAIISEELGVIGCVVVLTLFAVIAYTGFRIARRVDDPFRRLAATAVTTWLVSQAVINIGGVVGLLPITGLPLPFISDGGSALVVTLAGIGMLASFARAEPDAARALHARPPARWVRLLWAPLPPLPGRRRRPATPPAGRGSVPRSRERRHDDQAAPRGVRQDRSRKGTASERRR, encoded by the coding sequence GTGCCGTTGCGCGGCATCGACGCGGCCGGCGGGCTCGCCGCGCTGCGCGGCCTGCTGGACCGGCCGCTGACCTCCTACTACCTGCTGCTGTCCTGCGCCGGCCTGCTGTTGCTGATCGGGCTGACCATGGTCTTCTCGGCGACCAGCGTGAAGGACTACGCCGAGGACGGCAACGCCTCGGCCTCGGTGACCAAGCAGGCCATCTTCGCGATGATCGGCATCGGCGCGTTCTGGGTCTGCCAGCGCCTGCCGGCCAGCACCTACCGGTCGCTGGGCCGGCCGCTGCTGTTCACCTCGATCGGGTTGCTGCTCCTGCTCAACCTGCTGCTCGCCTACGCCCGGCTGACCGACCAGGAATCAGGGCGGATCGGCCCGATCGAGGCGCGACTGAACTGGCTGTTCGTCGGCGGGATCCAGCTACAGCCATCGGAGCTGGCCAAGTTCGCGATGGTGCTCTGGGGTGCCCACCTGGTCGCCCGCAAGGGCGCCGCGTTGGGCTGGTGGCGCGAGCTGGCCACCCCGCTCTTCCCGGTGGTCGGCCTGCTCTTCGTCCTGGTCGGCTACAACGACACCGGCACCATGCTCTGTCTACTGGCCCTGGTCGTGGGCCTGCTCTGGGCCGCCGGCGTGCGGATGCGGGTCTTCGGCGCCCTGGCGGCGGCCGGTCTGGTCGGGATCGGCCTGCTCGTCGCGGTGGCCTCGCTGGGTGCCGGCTCCGGCGAGCGCGGCGAGGACAACTACCGCTTCGCCCGGCTGGCCATGTTCTTCAATCCGCCGGACCCGGAGACCTGCAAGCTCGGCGACTGTCTCCAGTTCTACCAGGGTCGGCTGGCCATCGAGCACGGTGGCTGGTTCGGCGTCGGGCTGGGCAAGGGCAGCCTGAAGTGGGACTGGCTGCCCGAGGCACACAACGACTTCATCTTCGCGATCATCTCCGAGGAGCTGGGCGTGATCGGGTGCGTCGTGGTGCTCACCCTGTTCGCTGTCATCGCGTACACCGGGTTCCGGATCGCCCGGCGGGTCGACGACCCGTTCCGCCGGCTCGCCGCCACCGCCGTGACCACCTGGCTGGTCAGCCAGGCTGTGATCAACATCGGTGGGGTGGTCGGGCTGCTGCCGATCACCGGCCTGCCGCTGCCGTTCATCTCCGACGGCGGAAGTGCGCTGGTGGTGACGTTGGCCGGCATCGGCATGCTGGCCTCCTTCGCCCGCGCCGAACCCGATGCGGCCAGAGCACTGCATGCCCGTCCGCCGGCCCGGTGGGTCCGACTACTCTGGGCCCCGTTGCCGCCGCTTCCCGGCCGGCGTCGCCGACCGGCGACGCCGCCCGCTGGCCGAGGGTCCGTGCCCCGGTCCCGCGAGCGGCGCCATGACGATCAGGCCGCACCGCGCGGGGTCCGACAGGACCGCAGCCGCAAGGGTACGGCGAGCGAGAGGAGACGCTGA
- a CDS encoding cell division protein SepF, whose amino-acid sequence MGALRKAGVWLGLVEEDDERAYDDGGYDKGGYRDSRYRQSRYAEEFTDDDEDDTEEPPAPRPRDTGRGRLSERPSGRLSESERGDGERPERIERSSVRSITRSSAGETSGALTYHTRDNLALAPQATSRERALPEEEQRYQITTLHPTTYREARTIGEHFRDGVPVIINLTEMDEADARRLVDFAAGLAFGLRGTIERVTNRVFLLSPANVQVTAEDKAKIAEGGFFSLS is encoded by the coding sequence ATGGGTGCACTGCGCAAGGCGGGGGTCTGGCTCGGTCTGGTCGAAGAAGACGACGAGCGGGCCTACGACGACGGTGGCTACGACAAGGGTGGCTACCGCGACTCGCGTTACCGGCAGAGCCGGTACGCCGAGGAGTTCACCGACGACGACGAGGACGACACCGAGGAGCCGCCGGCTCCCCGGCCGCGCGACACCGGGCGGGGTCGACTCTCCGAGCGGCCGAGCGGGCGGTTGAGCGAGTCCGAGCGCGGTGACGGTGAGCGGCCGGAGCGGATCGAGCGGTCCAGTGTCCGGTCGATCACCAGGTCGTCGGCGGGCGAGACGTCCGGCGCGCTGACCTACCACACTCGGGACAACCTGGCCCTCGCGCCGCAGGCCACGTCGCGCGAGCGCGCCCTGCCCGAGGAGGAGCAGCGCTACCAGATCACCACGCTGCACCCCACCACCTACCGCGAGGCGCGCACCATCGGGGAGCACTTCCGCGACGGTGTCCCGGTGATCATCAATCTCACCGAGATGGATGAGGCCGATGCCCGCCGTCTGGTGGACTTCGCCGCCGGGTTGGCGTTCGGCCTGCGCGGTACGATCGAGCGCGTGACCAATCGGGTGTTCCTGCTCTCACCGGCTAACGTCCAGGTCACCGCTGAGGACAAAGCCAAGATCGCTGAGGGCGGCTTTTTCAGTCTGAGTTGA
- the murC gene encoding UDP-N-acetylmuramate--L-alanine ligase, giving the protein MTAQFTPAGTLTAEDLGAVHLIGVGGVGMLGVARLLLTRGIRVSGSDLREWPSLAGLRALGGTIHLSHEVTNLDGVDTVVYSSAIPQDHLELVEARRRGLRVLHRSEALAAAMTGRRAVAVAGTHGKTTTTSMVTMVLQQAGVDPSFVIGGEISEVGSGAHHGTGEHFVVEADESDRSFLIYRPYVSIITNVEADHLNTYGDYATLEAAFVEFARLTDPDGFIITCADDPGGRRLAESLRSEGRRVYTYGEAADADLRLTEIVSSARGVRYLAAVDGRSLGEFRLPVPGRHMGLNSAAAVLAAYLLELPLEAAEAALAVFPGVRRRFERKGVADGVLVYDEYAYHPTSMTLAMQTLREVAGDGRLIVVFQPYRLYRTRDNQAEIAEALALADEVVLLEVFGPGELRQPGEGSAALIAAVDLPDDRKVFVESWEQAPVEVARRARSGDVVVTMGAPPISLMGDELLAALGERTDGSAPTATVDPVATTPAIGDPVPGGATSGGDGAALGGTAVPGGSAPTAG; this is encoded by the coding sequence ATGACCGCGCAGTTCACCCCGGCCGGCACGCTCACCGCCGAGGACCTGGGCGCCGTCCACCTGATCGGCGTGGGTGGGGTGGGCATGCTCGGCGTGGCCCGGCTGCTGCTCACCCGGGGCATCCGGGTCTCCGGCAGCGACCTGCGGGAGTGGCCGTCGCTGGCGGGCCTGCGGGCGCTCGGCGGCACCATCCACCTCAGCCACGAGGTGACCAACCTCGATGGTGTGGACACCGTCGTCTACTCGTCGGCCATCCCCCAGGACCACCTGGAGCTGGTCGAGGCGCGTCGGCGCGGCCTGCGGGTGCTGCACCGCTCGGAGGCGCTCGCCGCGGCGATGACCGGCCGTCGGGCGGTGGCCGTCGCCGGCACGCACGGCAAGACCACCACCACCTCGATGGTGACGATGGTGCTCCAGCAGGCCGGTGTGGACCCGTCCTTCGTGATCGGTGGGGAGATCTCCGAGGTCGGCTCGGGCGCCCACCACGGCACCGGCGAGCACTTCGTGGTCGAGGCGGACGAGAGCGACCGCTCGTTCCTCATCTACCGCCCGTACGTCTCGATCATCACGAACGTCGAGGCGGACCACCTGAACACCTACGGCGACTACGCGACGCTGGAGGCGGCGTTCGTGGAGTTCGCCCGCCTCACCGACCCGGACGGGTTCATCATCACCTGCGCCGACGACCCGGGCGGTCGGCGGCTGGCCGAGAGCCTGCGGTCCGAGGGGCGGCGGGTCTACACCTACGGCGAGGCGGCCGACGCCGACCTGCGGTTGACCGAGATCGTCTCCTCCGCGCGGGGGGTGCGCTACCTGGCCGCTGTCGACGGCCGGTCGCTGGGCGAGTTCCGGCTGCCGGTGCCGGGACGGCACATGGGGCTGAACAGCGCCGCCGCGGTGCTTGCCGCGTACCTGCTGGAACTGCCGCTGGAGGCGGCGGAGGCCGCGCTGGCGGTCTTCCCCGGGGTGCGGCGGCGCTTCGAGCGCAAGGGTGTCGCGGACGGCGTGCTGGTCTACGACGAGTACGCGTACCACCCGACCTCGATGACGTTGGCGATGCAGACGCTGCGGGAGGTCGCCGGGGACGGCCGCCTGATCGTCGTGTTCCAGCCGTACCGGCTGTACCGCACCCGCGACAACCAGGCGGAGATCGCCGAGGCGCTGGCCCTCGCCGACGAGGTGGTGCTGTTGGAGGTCTTCGGGCCGGGTGAGTTGCGTCAGCCCGGCGAGGGCTCGGCGGCGCTGATCGCGGCCGTGGACCTGCCCGACGACCGCAAGGTCTTCGTGGAGTCGTGGGAACAGGCCCCGGTCGAGGTGGCCCGTCGCGCCCGCTCGGGGGACGTGGTGGTCACCATGGGCGCCCCGCCGATCTCGCTGATGGGTGACGAGCTGCTGGCCGCCCTGGGTGAGCGTACGGACGGCTCGGCACCGACAGCGACCGTCGACCCGGTGGCCACCACCCCGGCGATCGGTGACCCGGTGCCGGGTGGGGCCACGTCCGGCGGTGACGGCGCGGCTCTCGGTGGCACCGCCGTGCCTGGCGGCTCGGCACCCACGGCCGGATGA